The following coding sequences are from one Rhipicephalus microplus isolate Deutch F79 chromosome 3, USDA_Rmic, whole genome shotgun sequence window:
- the LOC142804009 gene encoding uncharacterized protein LOC142804009, whose translation MRTVWLLLPFLAVSFAAPLGGTEPGGLIGRRELRRPALVLEAQTVSSGAAGRRQGVLFKTSSNFGGRRRLSTPAGSDAAGSVEPDSSETSSDDAIASLINQFGGVIHQKRRLDDDDAVSEEGDELVAGPAGTKDSILSAGFDRKPSEPDEGEEWMPTYGGGYRKEPELQSNYKALLSEPDFGSSVPSSINDAAVVAGSTRGVQDTAAGAASTNHTDSGAQQEKTPSEEATDKTADSEDCKDKSTKTGDAAPTSAKDALPVKLSEIASSVTNSASQTSAKLPVPSQGVQDVPKQISVEDDEEYEDDEDYEDEEEHVQSNADKEDANKIQGDDSKPASVAPQVNKAPNTNAEAMTYIGEQKVGVFGATPQISQLTENNQTLVTSSSAAVTPPQDGVARAANTEDSQQAKKLIPRIEEPASEQTPTVTNLPLSAVSAELAAKSSVHDGMLNAEQIAESLFSQQKEISTGSSSSSSTKSPDLGTSVKSDFSNTVSPRLSVHSVADQLLVVSPNNFQQENEQVVSNPSALSKAAIDSSGLQSGVVSNSGVSSSGDTSVTSEKSTEDCKDNSKGNNNNAKERKTIVNVQDGSVLVRANEQDQTSGIFTAVVHSNDQSVQHSFIDPVSREAAQAEIIAALKLRAGKNGSSEQPNTQTEISGGKRPVSENSGVISDSPVQAATLEHASVPLSMSEKKVSSSHQVAQNAVQAAGAALMDHGVPSEVPKENIQLSNSEGSSELAVSESLIPGYGSPETVGVFYTLENVASQGSVPSDTASFVAEAPAVRFSKVTNEQNETKFSEHPSNETTPNLSTKLAGKGGDLQTPGTNSSGQGSYQMATSLGATVEGIEPKSTQQSVPDDSSTSFVTGTDSLSTAKDHKLPVNDLAEPISSRPKPDFHEISINVTDGKTPIDVSGIVMTLSENYSSTPSRPKPSTTITDSTTGLVIEGRDSDAPIDVSGIATSSDTPADEKKTPSQRRTDTGGGIETMKTSQNETEGPSSGSIASTKRKDDCKDDDNSSVDKSPHGKPVVFEATPNMKVTGASSLLATDGKVETSERTLGSATGDVYDENITEQNDAPSDEPLERRPGDLSMPSEGEPTVNESKTQPKKSQGTGTGYVVAVTFTPTDDDETMTTLSPLTTLNNVVGSNKEQSQSVTSEAQVTTPSSKPASNEPGDRELGGIDVPEPISSSEEKPAGQSIARVVSLMMNTNESSKHASVPSTIGNSVLSAAVKYTPLPISSVSISTVGPSTATLSALGYETVKEIQIASEPALAPNLKEIPLISPTTSLDRKQDTDRELRNGEVAESVANQDSASQATPPNVIEPQSVTAAPTTTTGIISAGHYSLIDVPSSETSTDTSSTPDAAPSEVTSTPASLDVTAAYRTTTTSSVEGPVTEATSSTSTSGALAELSFTQSAPGNLTVSSETPQVSAQEHDAATQFINESKPELGAVPAEVPSEVVINSTGATQENALAENMSTNESSPAYPPLFSTSEGLLPGKTGTITEDAQGASIEAPSLKPTLVVTNEQVPVSSFRGTDEQTLQANVPTAKSSPPAINESSLTFSSMASDEQGSQENVNTPASPPAAITEPSPPLRLSSAGVQGFQESLPTPEGPTLVNPSILTNAEATNKSLPTSLFVPPSSTSVPSTVTENTNVVTMQTATENVKESSGTTELASPPDTTVATSTLPTVHVPKRQQVTPGLPLKRPIFPTRPPSFTTAVGQRRLRPSDLVGTDGNYVQPTTTTAPTTNSYTNSANIPSTNEDEQTSHPVIETPNIYLRRPHFPRPLSANRHATTRGKAPGRATGRRRKPGSRGGKRRTTTTPPPQDTTTVAPLLLEDTNAGPSGIAEFGARIGARVSQGPHLLVPMTETPPTSEPQTTHGDFNRPVKARRTKRPKTRPMTRPPGTEYNDVRYANRAPGFASTRIAVDKETAYETTHGAYITDVAPASTTYRTKSPLVAEVTLPFTESTGTSALSTVEYDEPLNDQPESSNAEDLGQDASLLPHDTAVQSQSFDSQLLQNQPDANIGSDVTKHTAETTITPHIPTESLIILNNEATIIKDKDKSELPETTSKSTLASFPTSSPTTSYGAKLNFESSAVPGTSGGATRGVSHVEYSEPISTDRLSTERYKAVTESAQVSPVTSAQVTSQSAKAVYSVPSLSSGTQSSLSSVTDSFVTDSKFYPTRYDHQHITTSAPTVPPTVGPVFSSSDISAGQSTSAPTANEEFIPPTPEIDISRITTTTTPKPTQPPTTQKPYYPPLPNQPANPVAVFLVGEPGQDQRNASAQKTVPETTRTSQHTAVSENSSSRVPLQGIQSPETSTISEVPQQSTTRRPELGVPPSFLIPSNPRQPQSAVFEQIRNPGQLAQPNGATAVTYATATNPQPGTGVNRNQLNAAISYNAQTSDTPYTTASPQSTNTATPTSKASPSGLSAPQQLSNAATTETRPRPPSYVVDQHQSPLTNVPPNAPLKTYTLGSLAKQPSAEGFPPNEGVSTKPQAQPSAPTTKYPISSTSRLRVPPSYVPQPAFLEPLGLQVRPLILTQGPTKAQISQPPKETNYLQSLGLALSKYQLPAFQQPSGPIENTGIAIAKTQAQSVQGLRMPAGPTQQAATSGAAAQPSRPTYNDDAPLRPNLSQPKLQPNVPQVPHTQPAYIQPLGLQVGYVPEAQGHIGSNVGTPPRVPQPQVRVPQVAQPAPSKPAAPRRPQVAAVTTQPQGVPSGQTARRIPQRGTSQYLVGQPISQNKPVSSPAPARRLPGAESGQSFVAPSGAQAKLGAQRPPVASTPPRASKPSQASAVTQQPAPISVPQGPAAPRPHIGQAHTRIYFSPPVPMNRNGSKQPPLPVSPFFLSIRHDQVVQENEPFSVVGNVLSLKKTIPDDIVLPAQKAQQPTRAVVVPKRPNFASETLLQIPQTPRPARAQTQKGKISAPVPVAKKPSPFPSYTPQSQQPGTVRQIILSPATGPIPYQPKSVVPASQTLPQQGTHGVYKVSTYVPVASASLPGRPGLTATSYVPTTPDGQVLKVTSVPKPVTSTVNQANQNGVQSVVVRAVSSPGVSGKQKSISPSAAAQLSTGVLAGTTQTQGVSPTNVLLRQGLAQAPQQQVVQVTSYNPQGSPQFQQVQPTYVQQVPVQQAYARGQQPGLRLQLPVFYSAASLPSGQVQYHPSAAGLVGQYSPQQFQTVYAVPQNVRASESSALRASQPVHVARGNSGLQAANAGTAKVQGFAPIVYARPPVTLVERRPYYAFQQPVYVAASAQQPAQGAHTLTRAGHQVQQPLTLSVG comes from the coding sequence GTGTGGCTTCTTCTCCCTTTTCTGGCTGTCTCCTTCGCCGCGCCTCTTGGCGGCACCGAGCCGGGTGGCCTGATTGGTCGCAGGGAGCTCCGCCGACCAGCGCTGGTCTTGGAAGCCCAGACAGTCAGCAGTGGTGCCGCAGGCAGGCGCCAGGGTGTCCTGTTCAAGACTTCGTCCAATTTCGGCGGACGCAGGAGGCTCTCCACTCCTGCTGGGTCTGACGCAGCAGGGTCAGTGGAACCTGATTCAAGCGAAACCAGCTCTGACGACGCCATAGCCAGCCTCATCAACCAATTTGGAGGTGTGATACACCAGAAGCGCCGACTAGACGATGATGACGCGGTTTCAGAGGAGGGCGACGAACTTGTCGCGGGTCCTGCGGGCACCAAGGACTCAATTCTCAGCGCAGGATTCGACAGAAAGCCATCTGAACCTGACGAAGGTGAAGAGTGGATGCCAACATACGGCGGTGGCTACCGCAAGGAGCCGGAGCTACAAAGCAATTACAAGGCTCTTCTATCTGAGCCAGACTTCGGTTCGAGCGTGCCATCTTCAATTAACGACGCGGCAGTCGTAGCAGGCAGTACCAGGGGAGTGCAGGATACAGCTGCAGGGGCAGCGTCTACCAATCACACAGACAGCGGGGCTCAGCAAGAAAAAACACCAAGTGAGGAGGCAACAGATAAGACCGCAGACTCCGAGGACTGCAAGGACAAATCTACGAAAACAGGTGATGCAGCACCCACAAGCGCCAAAGACGCTTTGCCCGTCAAACTATCAGAAATAGCTTCATCTGTCACCAATTCTGCGTCCCAGACATCCGCCAAACTACCAGTGCCCTCGCAAGGCGTCCAAGATGTGCCTAAACAAATTTCAGTCGAAGATGACGAAGAATACGAAGACGATGAGGATTATGAGGACGAAGAAGAGCATGTTCAAAGCAATGCCGACAAAGAGGACGCCAATAAAATCCAAGGCGATGATAGCAAGCCAGCATCAGTAGCACCTCAAGTAAACAAAGCACCTAATACCAATGCTGAAGCAATGACCTATATTGGTGAACAAAAAGTAGGAGTATTTGGGGCCACACCGCAAATTTCTCAGCTTACCGAAAATAACCAAACTCTTGTAACGTCCAGCTCAGCTGCAGTGACTCCACCACAAGACGGCGTTGCCCGAGCTGCAAACACTGAGGATTCGCAACAAGCGAAAAAATTGATTCCTCGCATTGAGGAGCCAGCCAGTGAACAGACGCCTACGGTTACAAATCTGCCACTTAGTGCCGTTTCTGCTGAACTCGCCGCAAAGAGTTCCGTTCATGACGGTATGTTAAACGCAGAGCAGATAGCCGAGTCGTTGTTCTCGCAGCAAAAGGAGATTTCTACCGGGAGCAGTTCCAGCAGTAGCACTAAAAGCCCCGATTTAGGCACCTCCGTGAAATCTGATTTTTCTAATACTGTGTCACCACGCCTTTCGGTACATTCAGTAGCGGATCAATTACTTGTTGTTAGCCCAAATAATTTTCAGCAAGAAAATGAGCAAGTGGTTTCAAATCCTAGTGCATTGTCAAAGGCTGCAATTGATTCAAGTGGGCTACAATCCGGTGTTGTCTCTAACAGTGGTGTAAGTTCATCAGGAGATACTAGTGTCACTTCAGAAAAATCTACTGAAGACTGCAAAGACAACTCCAAGGGCAATAATAACAACGCGAAAGAACGTAAAACGATTGTGAATGTGCAAGACGGCTCCGTATTAGTACGTGCCAATGAACAGGATCAAACATCAGGAATTTTCACTGCAGTCGTACACTCGAATGACCAAAGCGTACAACATTCATTCATTGACCCTGTCAGCCGTGAAGCCGCGCAAGCCGAAATAATCGCTGCCCTAAAGCTCCGTGCTGGAAAGAATGGCTCATCAGAACAGCCAAACACGCAAACGGAAATTTCAGGTGGAAAACGACCCGTTAGTGAAAACTCTGGTGTTATTTCAGATAGTCCTGTGCAAGCGGCAACGCTTGAGCATGCAAGCGTGCCACTATCGATGAGCGAGAAAAAGGTGAGTAGTTCTCACCAGGTAGCTCAAAATGCTGTCCAAGCTGCAGGTGCTGCACTCATGGACCATGGTGTGCCATCCGAAGTACCAAAAGAAAATATTCAACTGTCGAACTCTGAAGGCTCTAGTGAGCTAGCCGTGTCAGAAAGCCTTATACCTGGCTATGGAAGTCCCGAAACGGTTGGCGTGTTTTACACACTGGAAAATGTTGCAAGTCAAGGTTCTGTCCCGTCTGACACGGCTAGTTTTGTAGCCGAGGCGCCCGCTGTAAGGTTTTCGAAGGTGACTAATGAACAAAATGAAACTAAGTTCTCAGAACATCCAAGCAACGAAACGACACCAAATTTGTCGACAAAGTTAGCTGGTAAGGGTGGTGACTTACAAACACCTGGCACAAACTCCAGCGGCCAAGGAAGCTACCAAATGGCTACCTCTCTCGGTGCAACAGTTGAAGGTATCGAACCTAAAAGCACGCAGCAGAGTGTTCCAGACGACTCATCAACGTCTTTCGTTACTGGTACTGACTCGCTGAGCACAGCAAAGGACCACAAGTTACCTGTTAATGACTTGGCAGAGCCGATAAGCTCGAGACCAAAGCCTGACTTTCATGAAATAAGCATCAATGTCACGGACGGGAAAACTCCGATTGATGTCAGCGGCATTGTTATGACGCTTTCCGAGAATTATAGCAGCACGCCATCCCGTCCCAAGCCTTCCACAACCATCACGGACAGCACGACAGGTCTCGTTATTGAAGGCCGGGACTCAGACGCACCCATCGATGTCAGTGGTATAGCTACTTCCTCGGACACACCTGCAGATGAGAAGAAAACACCCAGCCAACGACGAACAGATACAGGCGGGGGCattgaaactatgaaaacgtcTCAAAATGAAACGGAAGGGCCCTCAAGTGGCAGTATTGCGTCAACAAAAAGGAAAGACGATTGCAAGGACGATGACAATTCGAGCGTAGACAAGAGTCCTCACGGAAAGCCTGTGGTTTTTGAAGCCACGCCTAATATGAAGGTCACTGGTGCTTCTAGTCTTCTTGCTACAGATGGTAAAGTTGAAACATCTGAGAGAACATTAGGCAGCGCAACAGGAGATGTATACGACGAGAACATCACCGAACAGAATGATGCGCCCTCTGATGAACCGCTTGAAAGGAGACCTGGCGATCTCTCAATGCCAAGTGAAGGGGAACCTACTGTCAATGAGAGCAAAACTCAGCCGAAGAAGTCCCAAGGCACTGGAACAGGATATGTTGTGGCTGTAACGTTTACTCCCACTGATGACGATGAAACTATGACAACCTTATCACCGCTTACCACACTGAACAATGTCGTAGGATCAAACAAAGAGCAATCACAGTCAGTGACGTCAGAGGCGCAGGTCACTACCCCTTCGTCAAAACCAGCTAGTAATGAACCAGGTGATAGAGAATTGGGTGGCATTGATGTGCCTGAGCCTATTTCGAGTAGTGAAGAAAAACCAGCAGGGCAAAGTATTGCGAGAGTCGTCAGCCTCATGATGAATACGAACGAGTCATCCAAACACGCGAGTGTACCATCTACGATAGGAAACAGCGTCTTGTCCGCAGCCGTCAAATACACGCCACTTCCCATTTCAAGTGTAAGCATATCGACTGTGGGACCATCTACAGCTACGCTTTCAGCACTTGGATATGAGACAGTGAAAGAAATTCAAATCGCCTCAGAGCCCGCACTGGCACCCAATCTAAAAGAAATTCCATTGATAAGCCCTACCACGTCACTTGACAGAAAGCAGGACACTGACAGAGAACTTCGAAACGGTGAAGTTGCTGAAAGTGTCGCAAACCAAGACAGCGCTTCCCAGGCCACACCACCAAACGTTATTGAGCCACAGAGTGTCACCGCAGCACCTACTACAACAACTGGCATTATCTCAGCTGGTCACTACAGTTTAATTGATGTCCCATCTAGCGAAACGAGCACTGACACATCTTCTACGCCTGATGCAGCACCAAGTGAAGTAACATCAACCCCAGCAAGTTTGGATGTCACTGCAGCATATAGAACCACAACTACTTCATCAGTTGAAGGTCCAGTCACCGAAGCGACGTCATCTACCAGTACTTCTGGCGCACTCGCTGAACTGTCTTTCACGCAAAGCGCACCTGGTAACCTGACTGTTTCTTCAGAGACGCCACAAGTTTCCGCTCAAGAACATGACGCCGCTACCCAATTCATTAACGAAAGCAAACCGGAACTTGGCGCAGTGCCAGCAGAAGTGCCGTCTGAGGTCGTAATCAACTCAACTGGAGCCACACAGGAAAACGCTTTAGCAGAAAATATGTCGACAAACGAAAGTTCACCCGCTTATCCgccattgttttctacaagtgaAGGTTTGCTACCCGGAAAAACAGGTACAATCACGGAGGATGCGCAAGGTGCCAGTATCGAGGCACCGTCACTCAAGCCTACCTTGGTGGTAACGAATGAGCAGGTGCCTGTATCGAGCTTTAGGGGTACTGATGAGCAAACTTTGCAAGCAAACGTACCTACTGCTAAAAGCTCACCCCCTGCCATTAATGAGTCGTCCCTAACATTCAGCTCCATGGCTTCCGATGAGCAAGGTTCGCAAGAAAACGTAAATACTCCTGCGAGCCCACCAGCAGCTATCACTGAGCCGTCACCTCCCTTAAGATTGAGTAGCGCCGGTGTGCAAGGTTTTCAAGAAAGCTTGCCTACTCCCGAGGGCCCAACTTTGGTAAATCCGTCCATTCTTACTAACGCAGAGGCTACAAATAAATCATTGCCAACAAGTTTGTTCGTGCCACCAAGCTCTACAAGTGTTCCATCCACTGTGACTGAAAATACCAATGTGGTTACAATGCAGACTGCCACTGAAAATGTGAAGGAATCATCAGGCACAACGGAACTGGCGTCGCCACCGGACACAACCGTAGCTACATCAACGTTACCGACTGTGCATGTACCAAAACGACAGCAAGTTACACCAGGTCTCCCCCTCAAGCGGCCTATATTTCCTACACGGCCACCAAGCTTTACCACCGCAGTTGGACAGAGAAGGTTACGGCCCTCAGATCTGGTTGGCACCGATGGTAACTACGTCCAACCAACAACCACGACAGCACCAACAACTAATTCATACACTAACAGTGCAAACATACCTTCTACAAATGAAGACGAACAAACCAGCCATCCGGTCATAGAAACACCGAATATTTATTTGAGGCGACCCCACTTTCCAAGGCCTTTAAGTGCTAACCGCCATGCCACAACCAGAGGCAAAGCTCCCGGAAGAGCTACGGGCAGAAGACGCAAGCCTGGCAGTAGAGGTGGCAAACGCCGCActactacaacaccaccaccacaaGACACTACAACGGTAGCACCTCTGCTCCTTGAGGACACCAACGCTGGACCATCTGGAATTGCAGAGTTTGGAGCACGTATTGGAGCTCGTGTGTCACAGGGCCCGCACTTACTTGTGCCAATGACAGAAACGCCACCAACTTCAGAACCGCAAACCACACACGGGGATTTCAACCGGCCAGTGAAAGCTCGTAGAACTAAGCGGCCTAAGACACGACCTATGACAAGACCCCCTGGAACAGAATATAACGATGTTCGGTACGCTAACAGAGCACCAGGATTTGCTAGTACTAGAATTGCTGTCGACAAGGAAACAGCCTACGAGACGACGCACGGGGCCTACATTACCGACGTTGCACCCGCTTCAACAACTTATCGCACAAAGTCGCCTCTTGTTGCCGAAGTGACGCTACCATTCACAGAATCGACGGGAACAAGCGCTCTTTCCACTGTGGAGTACGACGAACCCCTCAATGATCAGCCAGAGTCATCAAACGCAGAAGATCTCGGGCAAGATGCATCCTTGCTGCCTCACGATACCGCAGTGCAAAGCCAATCATTTGACAGCCAGCTGTTACAAAATCAGCCAGATGCAAATATTGGCTCCGACGTTACAAAGCACACTGCGGAAACTACTATAACTCCTCATATTCCTACTGAGAGCCTAATCATTTTAAACAATGAGGCTACAATCATCAAGGACAAGGACAAATCAGAACTGCCTGAAACTACTTCTAAATCAACTCTTGCATCATTTCCAACCTCGTCACCTACAACTTCTTACGGTGCGAAATTGAACTTCGAGTCCAGTGCTGTGCCAGGCACTTCAGGTGGGGCCACAAGAGGAGTTAGTCACGTTGAATATAGCGAGCCAATATCTACCGATAGACTATCGACTGAAAGGTACAAAGCAGTCACTGAAAGTGCTCAAGTCTCGCCAGTCACTTCAGCACAAGTCACAAGTCAGTCAGCAAAGGCGGTCTATAGCGTACCAAGCCTGTCAAGCGGTACGCAAAGCAGTCTTAGTAGTGTCACTGATTCATTTGTTACAGATAGTAAATTCTACCCTACTCGTTATGATCATCAGCATATAACAACAAGCGCGCCAACAGTGCCTCCTACAGTTGGACCTGTATTCTCCTCTAGCGACATTTCAGCAGGTCAATCAACGAGCGCACCAACAGCAAATGAAGAGTTCATTCCACCGACTCCAGAAATTGATATATCCAGAATTACAACCACTACGACGCCAAAGCCAACACAACCACCTACAACACAGAAGCCGTATTATCCGCCTCTTCCCAATCAACCAGCCAATCCAGTTGCCGTATTTTTGGTCGGGGAGCCCGGGCAGGACCAACGTAACGCGTCGGCTCAGAAAACCGTGCCCGAAACGACAAGAACCTCCCAGCACACAGCTGTTTCTGAAAACTCGAGCAGTAGAGTTCCTCTCCAAGGAATACAGTCACCGGAAACATCTACGATTTCCGAAGTACCCCAACAGTCCACCACAAGAAGACCGGAACTGGGCGTTCCCCCAAGTTTTCTCATTCCGAGCAACCCACGACAACCACAGTCAGCTGTCTTTGAACAAATTAGAAATCCGGGTCAGTTGGCGCAACCAAACGGTGCAACAGCTGTCACATACGCTACAGCTACTAACCCTCAGCCTGGAACGGGAGTAAACAGAAACCAGCTCAATGCTGCCATATCATACAACGCTCAGACAAGTGACACCCCATATACCACAGCTAGTCCTCAGTCAACAAACACTGCCACACCTACTTCGAAAGCATCACCGAGCGGATTGTCCGCCCCTCAACAACTGAGTAACGCCGCAACCACCGAAACAAGGCCAAGGCCTCCTTCATATGTCGTCGACCAGCACCAAAGCCCTTTGACAAATGTTCCCCCTAATGCTCCTTTGAAGACATACACACTAGGGTCATTGGCAAAGCAGCCAAGCGCCGAAGGCTTTCCACCGAACGAAGGTGTAAGCACCAAGCCGCAAGCACAACCATCCGCACCTACTACGAAGTACCCTATTTCATCAACCAGCCGGCTCCGTGTACCGCCATCATATGTTCCACAGCCGGCTTTCTTGGAACCTCTAGGTCTTCAAGTCCGACCACTCATTCTCACCCAAGGTCCGACAAAAGCACAGATTTCACAGCCTCCAAAAGAAACAAATTATTTGCAGTCATTGGGTCTAGCGCTAAGCAAATATCAGCTTCCTGCCTTTCAACAACCATCTGGGCCAATCGAGAACACCGGCATAGCTATCGCGAAGACACAAGCTCAAAGTGTGCAAGGCTTGCGTATGCCCGCTGGACCAACACAGCAAGCTGCCACATCTGGGGCTGCCGCACAGCCCAGCAGGCCAACTTATAACGACGATGCACCATTAAGACCAAACCTCAGTCAACCTAAGCTCCAACCGAATGTACCACAAGTACCCCACACACAACCGGCATATATACAGCCCTTGGGTCTTCAAGTCGGCTATGTACCGGAAGCGCAAGGCCACATTGGAAGCAATGTAGGCACCCCTCCACGCGTACCTCAGCCACAAGTACGTGTGCCACAAGTTGCGCAGCCTGCTCCTTCTAAGCCTGCGGCACCGCGACGCCCTCAAGTCGCAGCTGTTACGACCCAACCACAGGGAGTTCCTTCTGGTCAGACAGCAAGAAGGATTCCACAAAGAGGCACTAGTCAATACCTTGTTGGACAACCAATAAGTCAAAATAAACCTGTATCAAGTCCCGCTCCCGCAAGGCGTCTACCCGGTGCTGAATCAGGACAGAGTTTTGTTGCACCAAGTGGAGCACAAGCTAAACTAGGGGCTCAAAGACCACCTGTTGCTTCCACTCCTCCCCGGGCTAGCAAACCATCACAAGCTTCAGCAGTCACTCAGCAGCCTGCACCCATCAGCGTTCCTCAAGGGCCGGCTGCTCCGAGGCCACATATAGGACAGGCCCATACTCGTATATATTTCTCTCCACCAGTTCCCATGAATAGGAATGGATCGAAGCAACCTCCATTGCCAGTTTCTCCTTTCTTCTTGAGCATTCGACACGATCAAGTTGTTCAAGAGAATGAACCTTTCTCTGTCGTAGGCAATGTATTATCCTTGAAGAAAACTATTCCTGACGACATTGTTCTGCCCGCTCAAAAGGCACAGCAGCCAACTCGAGCAGTGGTGGTGCCCAAAAGGCCTAATTTCGCTTCTGAAACGCTACTCCAGATTCCACAAACACCAAGGCCTGCTAGGGCTCAAACGCAGAAGGGGAAGATCTCTGCGCCTGTTCCAGTGGCGAAAAAACCCTCACCTTTCCCGAGCTACACTCCCCAATCTCAGCAGCCGGGAACCGTTCGACAAATAATATTGAGCCCAGCAACAGGGCCTATACCTTATCAGCCAAAATCTGTTGTACCAGCTAGCCAAACGCTTCCTCAGCAAGGAACTCATGGTGTGTACAAAGTCAGCACGTACGTACCAGTAGCGTCAGCGTCCTTGCCAGGAAGGCCAGGCCTCACTGCCACATCATATGTACCCACAACGCCAGACGGTCAGGTACTGAAGGTCACCTCAGTTCCAAAGCCAGTAACTTCCACCGTTAACCAGGCCAATCAAAACGGAGTGCAGAGTGTTGTCGTACGCGCTGTAAGTTCACCGGGCGTTTCTGGAAAGCAAAAGTCCATCAGTCCGTCTGCTGCTGCCCAGCTGTCTACCGGTGTTTTAGCTGGCACCACTCAAACTCAGGGTGTGTCTCCAACAAACGTTCTCCTTCGTCAAGGTCTCGCGCAGGCACCACAGCAACAAGTCGTGCAAGTAACTTCATACAACCCACAGGGAAGCCCGCAGTTCCAACAAGTGCAGCCTACCTACGTACAGCAAGTCCCTGTACAGCAGGCTTACGCCAGAGGTCAACAGCCTGGTCTCAGATTACAATTGCCCGTGTTTTACTCTGCCGCTTCACTGCCATCAGGACAAGTGCAGTACCACCCGAGTGCAGCAGGTCTTGTCGGACAGTACTCTCCACAGCAGTTCCAAACCGTGTACGCCGTACCACAAAATGTAAGAGCGTCGGAATCGAGCGCATTAAGGGCATCGCAACCCGTTCACGTGGCCCGTGGAAACTCCGGCTTACAAGCCGCAAACGCCGGGACAGCAAAAGTTCAGGGCTTCGCACCAATAGTGTACGCCAGGCCTCCCGTGACGTTGGTCGAGAGGAGACCATACTACGCTTTTCAACAGCCCGTATATGTGGCAGCATCTGCACAACAGCCAGCTCAAGGCGCACATACGCTAACAAGAGCTGGCCATCAGGTTCAGCAACCTCTTACTCTAAGCGTTGGCTAA